A single genomic interval of Juglans regia cultivar Chandler chromosome 1, Walnut 2.0, whole genome shotgun sequence harbors:
- the LOC109007237 gene encoding LOB domain-containing protein 25 → MASSSYSNSPCAACKFLRRKCMPDCIFAPYFPPEEPQKFANVHKIFGASNVSKLLNEVLPHQREDAVNSLAYEAEARIKDPVYGCVGAISVLQRHVLRLQKELEATNADLMRYACNEMPTSTPQFGRRMGTHEGSSFGQSTSGSYYSSPWNNDPCDQDSQDRSGGDHGNM, encoded by the coding sequence ATGGCCTCTTCTAGCTACTCCAACTCTCCCTGTGCTGCCTGTAAATTTTTGCGGAGAAAATGCATGCCAGATTGCATTTTTGCACCATATTTTCCGCCCGAAGAGCCACAGAAATTTGCCAATGTTCACAAGATTTTTGGCGCAAGCAATGTGAGTAAGCTCCTCAACGAAGTCCTTCCCCATCAGAGAGAGGATGCAGTCAACTCTCTGGCCTATGAAGCCGAGGCACGAATAAAAGACCCGGTCTATGGCTGTGTTGGAGCCATCTCAGTCCTTCAAAGGCATGTCCTTCGGCTCCAGAAGGAATTGGAAGCCACAAATGCAGACCTGATGCGGTATGCCTGCAACGAGATGCCTACATCAACACCCCAGTTTGGAAGGAGGATGGGGACTCATGAAGGAAGTTCTTTTGGTCAAAGTACTTCTGGTTCGTATTATTCTTCTCCATGGAATAATGATCCCTGTGATCAGGATAGCCAAGATAGATCAGGAGGAGATCATGGAAATATGTAA